A region from the Hypericibacter adhaerens genome encodes:
- a CDS encoding carbohydrate ABC transporter permease produces the protein MVERAHIAEGARRAVTGTGRPFLARILSSEHPFPWLFPISAMLVLFGVYPLLYAIWLSLHKRNPVTRLSVFEPAWNWMKIFGDQRVWGAIGHTYLYTGCAIVIELALGLLIALLLDSDRKGYGVLRALMTLPLVVPPAVAGMMFLLMLDGSFGVLSRGLYAMGLWSPAHPILATSSSALYGILLTDIWQWTPFMVLIMMAGLRALPKGPFEAAAIDGATAVQAFFRLTLPMLSKIIALAVLIRGVDLFRIYDYIKVMTEGGPGTSTETLTAYAGAIYFKNADFPYASTVALLTLILVVATSTLFMKIFRVRF, from the coding sequence GTGGTCGAGCGCGCCCATATCGCCGAAGGAGCGCGGCGGGCGGTGACCGGCACCGGCCGGCCGTTCCTGGCGCGGATCCTGAGCTCGGAACATCCGTTCCCGTGGCTGTTTCCGATAAGCGCGATGCTCGTGCTGTTCGGCGTCTATCCGCTGCTCTATGCGATCTGGCTGTCGCTGCACAAGCGCAACCCCGTGACGCGCCTCAGCGTCTTCGAGCCCGCCTGGAACTGGATGAAGATCTTCGGCGACCAGCGGGTCTGGGGCGCCATCGGCCATACCTATCTCTATACCGGCTGCGCCATCGTCATCGAGCTGGCGCTGGGGCTGCTGATCGCGCTGCTGCTGGATTCCGACCGCAAGGGCTACGGCGTCCTGCGCGCCCTCATGACCCTGCCGCTGGTGGTGCCGCCGGCGGTCGCCGGCATGATGTTCCTGCTGATGCTCGACGGCTCCTTCGGCGTGCTGAGCCGCGGGCTCTATGCCATGGGCCTCTGGTCGCCGGCCCACCCGATCCTCGCCACCTCCAGCTCGGCGCTCTACGGCATCCTCCTCACCGACATCTGGCAATGGACGCCCTTCATGGTGCTGATCATGATGGCGGGCCTGCGCGCCCTGCCGAAGGGCCCGTTCGAGGCCGCGGCCATCGACGGCGCCACGGCGGTCCAGGCCTTCTTCCGGCTGACGCTGCCGATGCTCTCCAAGATCATCGCGCTCGCGGTCCTGATCCGCGGCGTCGATCTCTTCCGCATCTACGACTACATCAAGGTCATGACCGAGGGCGGCCCCGGGACCTCGACCGAGACCCTGACCGCCTATGCCGGCGCCATCTATTTCAAGAACGCGGACTTCCCCTACGCCTCGACCGTGGCACTCCTGACGCTGATCCTGGTGGTCGCGACCTCGACCCTGTTCATGAAGATCTTCAGGGTGAGGTTCTGA
- a CDS encoding carbohydrate ABC transporter permease, translating into MPTSLARRLLRDATAVAVVAIFMFPLFWWALTSFKPTSAIFNKDEVVFFDFTPTLVNYQVTLLGKSRAELAIDSGNTFGVGGGSTYDSRQTIVDSIVVAVGATALTILLGVSAAYSLSRMRFRGRQAYLNWVLSQRFMPPIAIIVPIVFMFHYVGLRDTLLGLILIDTLINLPLAVLMMKSFFDDVPVEVDEAAMIDGATRFQIFWKVVLPLVAGGVAATAVLCFIFSWTEFLLSLFLTTSIRTLPVKISTFVTSTGSEWGFISALGTSAIVPSFIFILLVQKQLVRGLTLGSLKE; encoded by the coding sequence ATGCCGACCTCCCTCGCCAGGCGATTGCTGCGCGACGCGACCGCGGTCGCGGTGGTGGCGATCTTCATGTTCCCGTTGTTCTGGTGGGCGCTGACCTCCTTCAAGCCGACCTCGGCGATCTTCAACAAGGACGAGGTGGTGTTCTTCGATTTCACGCCGACGCTCGTCAACTACCAGGTGACGCTGCTCGGCAAGTCGCGCGCGGAACTCGCGATCGATTCCGGCAACACCTTCGGGGTCGGCGGCGGCAGCACCTACGATTCGCGCCAGACCATCGTCGATTCCATCGTCGTCGCCGTCGGCGCCACGGCGCTCACGATCCTGCTCGGCGTCAGCGCCGCCTATTCGTTGTCGCGCATGCGCTTCCGCGGACGGCAGGCCTATCTCAACTGGGTCCTGTCGCAGCGCTTCATGCCGCCCATCGCCATCATCGTGCCCATCGTCTTCATGTTCCACTATGTCGGCCTGCGCGACACGCTGCTCGGCCTGATCCTCATCGACACCCTCATCAACCTGCCGCTGGCGGTGCTGATGATGAAGTCGTTCTTCGACGACGTGCCGGTGGAGGTCGACGAGGCCGCCATGATCGACGGCGCCACCCGGTTCCAGATCTTCTGGAAGGTGGTGCTGCCGCTGGTCGCCGGCGGCGTGGCGGCCACCGCCGTGCTTTGCTTCATCTTCTCCTGGACCGAATTCCTGCTGTCTCTGTTTCTCACGACGTCGATTCGTACCCTACCGGTAAAGATCTCCACCTTCGTGACCTCCACCGGCTCGGAGTGGGGCTTCATATCGGCGCTCGGCACCTCTGCCATCGTGCCGAGTTTCATCTTCATTCTGCTGGTGCAAAAACAGCTCGTCCGCGGCCTCACCCTCGGATCGCTGAAGGAATGA
- a CDS encoding ABC transporter substrate-binding protein — MGFHKHDKQTFIVDSATAFGQRRISKREFLRRMGLAGVGFSAFSLGLLGNSRPQRQVSLIGEAAHADLPDDVTKFLKDVGGKYKGAKIRYTSEATPPTVVLNQIKSEFTGLTGIDVEVEIVPLEQVLAKATQDVQGQLGTYDLYYLDQSWVATFAPDCIDPVELYKSKPDLAMPGFDWEDFSKPLVEGLALYNGKMVGIPFDIPIFILMYRQDLLEKHGLSVPTTCEEFSKAAHAIFDAEKANGIFGTGLQAKSGHYSLECDWTQAVWSHGGSIFGKDKKFSGNDAQGITGLKWYQDLLTIAPPNSTASTWDGQFQMMQAGQVALVQSWDEFFPGLDADDSKVKGLWQPAKPLKATPGLRSTSDVGFGEIPNLGHQGGSIMGLSAYSKNQEAAWIFMQWACCKEIMTRCTLAGGFAPMRESSFADPRVKAKEKVGPGTTRHLEIVKWTIDNVMASEPDMPLWAGLSSNEIPTELGKLLTGQDYNGDAKACMDAVAKIVDSAVQDAGLL; from the coding sequence ATGGGATTCCATAAGCATGACAAGCAGACTTTCATCGTCGATTCGGCGACCGCCTTCGGCCAGCGGCGCATCTCGAAGCGCGAGTTCCTGCGCCGGATGGGACTGGCCGGCGTCGGCTTCTCCGCCTTCTCGCTGGGCCTGCTCGGCAACAGCCGCCCGCAGCGCCAGGTCAGCCTGATCGGCGAGGCCGCCCATGCCGACCTGCCGGACGACGTGACGAAATTCCTCAAGGATGTCGGCGGCAAATACAAGGGCGCCAAGATCCGCTACACCAGCGAGGCCACGCCGCCCACCGTGGTGCTGAACCAGATCAAGAGCGAGTTCACCGGCCTGACCGGCATCGATGTCGAGGTCGAGATCGTCCCGCTGGAGCAGGTGCTGGCGAAGGCGACGCAGGACGTGCAGGGCCAGCTCGGCACCTACGACCTCTACTATCTCGACCAGTCCTGGGTGGCGACCTTCGCGCCGGACTGCATCGATCCCGTGGAGCTCTACAAATCCAAGCCCGACCTGGCGATGCCGGGCTTCGACTGGGAGGATTTCTCCAAGCCGCTGGTCGAGGGCCTCGCCCTCTATAACGGCAAGATGGTCGGTATCCCCTTCGACATCCCGATCTTCATCCTGATGTATCGCCAGGACCTGCTGGAGAAGCACGGGCTCTCGGTGCCGACGACCTGCGAGGAGTTCTCCAAGGCGGCCCACGCCATCTTCGACGCCGAAAAGGCCAACGGCATCTTCGGCACCGGGCTGCAGGCGAAGTCGGGCCATTATTCGCTGGAATGCGACTGGACCCAGGCGGTCTGGAGCCATGGCGGCTCGATCTTCGGCAAGGACAAGAAGTTCAGCGGCAATGACGCGCAGGGGATCACGGGCCTGAAATGGTACCAGGACCTGCTCACCATCGCGCCGCCGAACTCGACGGCCTCGACCTGGGACGGCCAGTTCCAGATGATGCAGGCGGGCCAGGTGGCGCTGGTGCAGAGCTGGGACGAGTTCTTCCCCGGGCTCGATGCCGACGATTCCAAGGTGAAGGGCCTGTGGCAGCCGGCGAAGCCCCTGAAGGCGACGCCGGGCCTGCGCTCCACGTCCGATGTCGGGTTCGGCGAGATTCCCAATCTCGGCCACCAGGGCGGCTCGATCATGGGTCTCTCGGCCTACTCGAAAAACCAGGAGGCGGCCTGGATATTCATGCAGTGGGCCTGCTGCAAGGAGATCATGACCCGCTGCACGCTCGCCGGCGGTTTCGCGCCGATGCGGGAATCCTCCTTCGCCGATCCGCGCGTCAAGGCCAAGGAGAAGGTCGGTCCCGGCACGACCCGCCATCTCGAGATCGTCAAATGGACCATCGACAATGTCATGGCGTCGGAGCCCGACATGCCGCTCTGGGCCGGCCTCTCCAGCAACGAGATCCCGACGGAGCTCGGCAAGCTGCTGACCGGTCAGGACTATAACGGCGATGCCAAGGCCTGCATGGACGCCGTGGCGAAGATCGTCGATTCCGCCGTCCAGGATGCGGGCCTTCTGTAA
- a CDS encoding xylulokinase — MTPDLVIGIDSSTTATKAIAWDRNGQAVTEGRASVPLSNPQPGYFEQDPADWWRSTVEALKAVTQQVVPSRIAAIGISNQRETFGIFAADGTALRPGIVWLDDRARPQQKRFGETFGAQRVHEISGKPLDVIPCLYRWIWLKEHEPQNLARTACIAEVHAYLTFRLTGGWATSVASADPMGALDMRRHAWSQEILEAAGIDPAKLARLVAPGSQTGVVSSQAAAATGLLAGTPVIAGGGDGQCAGYAAGVGVPGQAYVNLGTAVVSGAYGSTYAFDPAFRTEIAVADEGYIYETCMRSGTFLVDWLSRELFLADPSQRRALLAALEAEAAASPIGAGGVVLVPYWQGCMTPYWDSFARGVIAGLSGSTRRGDLYRALLEGVAMEQTIASNGVQRATGSPIERFVAIGGGAASDLWSQILADASGRPVQRSTTVEASSLGAAMAAAKGCGWYPTLAAAGTAMAGELARRFEPDPKRHARYAELMAIYADLWPALSAWNQRLSDFAERGEA, encoded by the coding sequence ATGACTCCCGACCTCGTCATCGGGATCGATTCCTCGACCACCGCGACCAAGGCGATCGCCTGGGATCGCAACGGGCAGGCCGTGACCGAAGGCCGCGCCTCGGTCCCCCTGTCCAATCCGCAGCCCGGCTATTTCGAGCAGGATCCCGCGGACTGGTGGCGGTCGACGGTCGAGGCGCTCAAGGCCGTGACGCAGCAGGTGGTGCCGTCGCGCATCGCCGCCATCGGCATCTCCAACCAGCGCGAGACCTTCGGCATCTTCGCCGCGGACGGCACGGCGCTGCGGCCCGGCATCGTCTGGCTCGACGATCGCGCCCGCCCGCAGCAGAAGCGCTTCGGCGAAACCTTCGGCGCCCAGCGCGTGCATGAGATCTCGGGCAAGCCGCTCGATGTGATCCCTTGCCTCTATCGCTGGATCTGGCTCAAGGAGCACGAGCCGCAGAATCTCGCACGAACGGCCTGCATCGCCGAGGTGCATGCCTACCTGACCTTCCGCCTCACCGGCGGCTGGGCGACGTCGGTCGCGTCGGCCGATCCGATGGGCGCGCTCGACATGCGCCGGCATGCCTGGTCGCAGGAGATTCTCGAGGCGGCCGGCATCGATCCGGCGAAGCTGGCGCGGCTGGTGGCGCCCGGCTCGCAGACGGGCGTGGTGTCATCGCAAGCGGCGGCCGCCACCGGCCTTCTGGCCGGCACGCCCGTGATCGCCGGCGGCGGTGACGGCCAATGCGCGGGCTATGCGGCCGGCGTCGGCGTGCCGGGCCAGGCCTATGTCAATCTCGGCACCGCCGTCGTGTCCGGCGCCTATGGCAGCACCTATGCCTTCGATCCCGCCTTCCGCACGGAAATCGCGGTCGCGGACGAGGGCTATATCTACGAGACCTGCATGCGCTCCGGCACCTTCCTGGTCGATTGGCTGTCGCGCGAGCTGTTCCTGGCGGACCCGTCGCAGCGACGCGCGCTCCTGGCGGCACTCGAAGCGGAAGCGGCCGCGAGCCCGATCGGCGCCGGCGGCGTGGTGCTGGTCCCCTATTGGCAGGGCTGCATGACGCCTTATTGGGACAGCTTCGCGCGCGGCGTCATCGCCGGGCTTTCCGGCTCGACGCGTCGCGGCGATCTCTATCGCGCGCTGCTCGAAGGCGTGGCGATGGAGCAGACCATCGCCAGCAACGGCGTCCAGCGCGCCACCGGCAGCCCGATCGAGCGCTTCGTCGCGATCGGCGGCGGGGCCGCCTCCGATCTCTGGAGCCAGATTCTCGCCGATGCCAGCGGCCGTCCGGTGCAGCGCTCCACCACCGTGGAGGCCTCCTCGCTGGGGGCCGCGATGGCGGCGGCCAAGGGCTGCGGCTGGTATCCGACCCTGGCGGCGGCGGGGACCGCGATGGCGGGCGAGCTCGCGCGCCGTTTCGAGCCTGACCCGAAGCGCCACGCGCGCTATGCCGAGCTGATGGCCATCTATGCCGATCTATGGCCGGCGCTCTCGGCCTGGAACCAGCGGCTTTCCGACTTCGCAGAACGCGGCGAGGCGTGA
- a CDS encoding ABC transporter ATP-binding protein yields the protein MASVTVRNVTKSYSGFEVIHGIDLAIEDGSFVVLLGPSGCGKSTLLRMIAGLEAISSGEIAIGNRVVNDLHPKDRDIAMVFQNYALYAHMTAFDNIAFSMQLKKLPQAEIRQKVEWAASILGLTDYLDRYPRQLSGGQRQRIAMGRAIVRDPAVFLFDEPLSNLDAKLRVQMRTEIKELHQRLSTTTIYVTHDQIEAMTMADVIAILRDGRIEQVGRPLAVYDKPANLFVAEFIGSPGINLMPGEIGSVNGSPVVRSGEIALPLPPALGLQAGRKVVYGVRPEHLRLVTDGAGVPATVSVVEPTGPEIHIYADIAGKEVCAVTKDRLAIDPGAKLQLAPLLDRVLLFDQETGKAIGR from the coding sequence ATGGCTTCCGTCACGGTCAGGAATGTCACCAAGAGCTATAGCGGGTTCGAGGTCATCCACGGGATCGACCTCGCGATCGAGGATGGCAGCTTCGTCGTGCTGCTGGGCCCCTCCGGCTGCGGCAAGTCCACGCTGCTGCGCATGATCGCCGGGCTCGAGGCGATCTCCTCGGGCGAGATCGCCATCGGCAACCGCGTGGTGAACGACCTGCATCCCAAGGACCGGGACATCGCGATGGTGTTCCAGAACTACGCCCTCTACGCCCACATGACGGCCTTCGACAACATCGCCTTCTCGATGCAGCTCAAGAAGCTGCCGCAGGCGGAGATCCGCCAGAAGGTGGAGTGGGCGGCCTCGATCCTGGGCCTCACCGACTATCTCGACCGCTATCCGCGCCAGCTCTCGGGCGGCCAGCGCCAGCGCATCGCCATGGGACGAGCCATCGTGCGCGACCCGGCGGTGTTCCTGTTCGACGAGCCGCTCTCGAACCTCGACGCCAAGCTGCGCGTGCAGATGCGCACCGAGATCAAGGAGCTGCATCAGCGGCTTTCCACCACCACGATCTATGTCACGCACGACCAGATCGAGGCCATGACCATGGCCGACGTGATCGCGATCCTGCGCGACGGGCGGATCGAGCAGGTGGGGCGGCCGCTCGCCGTCTATGACAAGCCCGCCAATCTCTTCGTCGCCGAGTTCATCGGCTCACCCGGCATCAACCTGATGCCGGGCGAGATCGGGTCCGTGAACGGCAGTCCGGTGGTGCGCAGCGGCGAGATCGCCCTGCCGCTGCCGCCGGCGCTGGGCCTCCAAGCCGGCCGCAAGGTCGTCTATGGCGTCCGGCCCGAGCATCTGCGTCTCGTCACCGACGGCGCCGGCGTGCCCGCGACGGTCTCGGTGGTCGAGCCGACCGGCCCCGAGATCCATATCTATGCCGACATCGCGGGCAAGGAGGTCTGCGCGGTCACGAAGGATCGCCTGGCCATCGATCCGGGCGCCAAGCTCCAGCTCGCGCCGCTGCTGGATCGCGTCCTGCTGTTCGATCAGGAAACGGGCAAGGCGATCGGGCGATAA
- a CDS encoding DUF3616 domain-containing protein: MRKSKRRPATVWLDYGPAASDKLLRNISAAVAAGPSLWTASDEGRTIECLEPHGDGFRLREQVSLDGLFAALPGKARGDEADIESLAVEAGRLWVCGSHCHVRRKAKEADRIDTRFRDRASRCLLGAVELKKDGGDTARKGTALPFRGAGSLRAILRKNAYIAPFIDLPSKENGLDIEGLAVSGERLLLGLRGPLVDSIAIAVEFETARQGLIKRGKPVTHLLELGGLGIRDLTVMNREIAILAGPVSAANVPFKLFRWRPRRTDKIQRPDLLWEWPLGREHPEGICPLERHGKPGLLVVYDAPAEARIRGRRYRADWVALSPSERRRARKR, translated from the coding sequence ATGCGAAAGAGCAAGCGACGCCCAGCGACGGTCTGGCTGGATTACGGGCCGGCGGCCAGCGACAAGCTGCTTCGCAACATCTCCGCGGCCGTGGCGGCCGGGCCGTCCCTCTGGACCGCATCGGACGAGGGGCGGACGATCGAGTGCCTCGAACCGCATGGAGATGGCTTCCGCCTGCGCGAGCAGGTTTCGCTCGACGGCCTGTTCGCCGCGCTGCCGGGCAAGGCTCGCGGTGACGAGGCCGATATCGAATCCCTCGCGGTCGAGGCGGGGCGGCTCTGGGTCTGCGGGTCGCATTGCCATGTCCGCCGCAAGGCGAAAGAGGCGGATCGAATCGACACGCGCTTTCGCGACCGGGCCAGCCGCTGCCTGCTGGGCGCGGTCGAGCTCAAGAAGGACGGCGGCGATACCGCCCGGAAGGGCACGGCCCTGCCTTTTCGGGGCGCTGGAAGCCTGCGGGCGATCCTGCGCAAGAACGCCTATATCGCGCCCTTCATCGACCTGCCGAGCAAGGAGAACGGGCTCGACATCGAAGGCCTCGCCGTGTCGGGGGAGAGGCTTCTTCTCGGGCTTCGCGGTCCGCTGGTCGACAGCATCGCGATCGCGGTCGAGTTCGAGACCGCGCGGCAGGGGCTGATCAAGCGCGGGAAGCCCGTCACCCATCTGCTCGAGCTGGGCGGCTTGGGGATTCGCGACCTGACCGTGATGAATCGCGAGATCGCCATTCTCGCGGGGCCCGTCTCCGCCGCCAACGTGCCGTTCAAGCTCTTCCGCTGGCGGCCGCGCCGGACGGACAAGATCCAGCGGCCGGACCTCCTGTGGGAATGGCCGCTGGGCCGGGAGCATCCCGAGGGGATTTGCCCGCTCGAGCGGCATGGAAAGCCCGGTCTTCTCGTCGTCTATGACGCCCCCGCCGAAGCACGCATCCGCGGCCGCCGCTATCGGGCCGATTGGGTCGCGCTTTCGCCCTCCGAGCGTCGTCGCGCCCGCAAGCGCTGA
- a CDS encoding mandelate racemase/muconate lactonizing enzyme family protein, with protein MKIDSVDFFYLAMPVVTTAGDGSQDALVVRVQAGGHVGWGECEAAPLPSIAAFVCPMSHGACRPVSASVLGETLDGPEDIQRIAAVLAFNSMDLLQAAHTWSGIEMALWDLLGHVRGEPAWKLLGYKKAYPKTPYASVLFGTTPDQTLARAKEIRAKGFRAAKFGWAPYGDSLEGDIAQVEAARQGLGPDGILLIDAGQIFAEDVEAAAQRIASLAANKATWLEEPFGGHAYEAYGQLAKRSGSVKLAGGEAAHNRHMAQHLIDYGHVGFVQIDCGRIGGLWPAKQVADYAVKKGVTYVNHTFTSNLALSASLQPYAGLSDSRICEYPTALSSLATELTTSRIAPNANGEIEVPDAPGLGVTINPAALKTYAVDVEIKVKSRTIFAPPKI; from the coding sequence ATGAAAATCGACAGCGTGGATTTCTTCTATCTCGCGATGCCCGTCGTGACGACGGCCGGCGACGGCAGCCAGGATGCGCTCGTCGTGCGCGTCCAGGCCGGCGGCCATGTCGGCTGGGGCGAGTGCGAGGCGGCGCCCCTGCCCTCGATCGCGGCCTTCGTCTGCCCGATGTCGCACGGCGCCTGCCGGCCGGTCTCGGCCTCGGTGCTGGGCGAGACGCTCGACGGGCCCGAGGACATCCAGCGGATCGCGGCGGTGCTCGCCTTCAACAGCATGGATCTGCTGCAGGCTGCGCACACCTGGTCCGGCATCGAGATGGCGCTGTGGGACCTGCTCGGCCATGTGCGGGGCGAACCGGCCTGGAAGCTCCTCGGCTACAAGAAGGCCTATCCCAAGACGCCCTACGCCTCCGTGCTGTTCGGCACCACGCCCGATCAGACGCTCGCCCGCGCGAAGGAGATTCGCGCCAAGGGATTCAGGGCCGCGAAATTCGGCTGGGCCCCCTACGGCGACAGCCTCGAAGGCGACATCGCCCAGGTCGAGGCCGCGCGGCAGGGGCTCGGACCCGACGGCATCCTGCTGATCGATGCCGGCCAGATCTTCGCCGAGGATGTCGAGGCCGCGGCCCAGCGCATCGCCTCGCTCGCCGCCAACAAGGCGACCTGGCTCGAGGAGCCGTTCGGCGGCCATGCCTACGAAGCCTATGGTCAGCTCGCCAAGCGCAGCGGCAGCGTGAAGCTCGCGGGCGGCGAGGCGGCGCACAACCGCCATATGGCCCAGCATCTCATCGACTACGGCCATGTCGGCTTCGTCCAGATCGATTGCGGGCGCATCGGCGGGCTTTGGCCCGCCAAGCAGGTCGCGGACTATGCGGTGAAGAAGGGCGTCACCTATGTGAACCACACCTTCACCTCGAACCTGGCGCTGAGCGCCTCGCTCCAGCCCTACGCGGGCCTCTCGGACAGCCGGATCTGCGAATATCCGACGGCGCTCAGCAGCCTCGCCACCGAGCTCACCACCTCGCGCATCGCGCCCAACGCCAATGGCGAGATCGAGGTTCCCGACGCGCCGGGCCTGGGTGTCACGATCAACCCGGCCGCGCTCAAGACCTACGCCGTCGATGTCGAGATCAAGGTGAAGAGCAGGACGATTTTCGCGCCGCCGAAGATCTGA
- a CDS encoding SDR family NAD(P)-dependent oxidoreductase encodes MPLLSDRVCMITGAGQGLGRAVALEMAREGARVVLLERNPDTLQAVAAEIAAAGGSAAPYTLDVTDYETYGRIAADVIAKQGRIDVLVNNAAINPDAKTILEDRLEDWRRTLAINLEAVYMGSKLVAPQMVKQKDGRIISIASIQGFASSGTVGAYNAAKGGIIAFTKSMAVELGAYNILVNAVAPGFMSTPMSVINGVNETETPEFIEWYVDKAKIPLRRTGYPEDVSGTVIFLASPYCRYMTGQLLVVDGGLMSTF; translated from the coding sequence ATGCCTCTGCTGAGCGATCGGGTCTGCATGATCACCGGCGCGGGCCAGGGCCTCGGGCGCGCCGTGGCGCTCGAGATGGCCCGGGAGGGCGCGCGTGTCGTGCTGCTCGAGCGCAACCCCGACACGCTCCAGGCCGTCGCCGCCGAGATCGCTGCCGCCGGCGGCAGCGCTGCTCCCTACACGCTCGACGTCACCGACTACGAGACCTATGGCCGCATCGCCGCCGACGTGATCGCCAAGCAGGGGCGTATCGACGTGCTGGTGAACAACGCGGCTATCAATCCCGACGCCAAGACGATCCTGGAGGACCGGCTCGAGGATTGGCGCCGCACCCTCGCGATCAATCTCGAGGCCGTCTATATGGGCTCGAAGCTGGTGGCGCCGCAGATGGTGAAGCAGAAGGACGGGCGCATCATCTCCATCGCCTCGATCCAGGGCTTCGCCTCGAGCGGCACGGTCGGCGCCTACAACGCCGCCAAGGGCGGCATCATCGCCTTCACCAAATCGATGGCGGTCGAGCTTGGCGCCTACAACATCCTGGTCAATGCCGTGGCGCCGGGCTTCATGTCCACGCCGATGTCGGTCATCAACGGCGTCAACGAGACCGAGACGCCGGAATTCATCGAATGGTACGTCGACAAGGCGAAGATCCCGCTGCGCCGCACCGGCTATCCGGAGGATGTATCCGGCACGGTGATCTTCCTGGCCTCGCCCTATTGCCGCTACATGACCGGCCAGCTGCTGGTCGTCGATGGCGGCCTCATGAGCACATTCTGA
- a CDS encoding ABC transporter substrate-binding protein, whose protein sequence is MTTKQNGSAGFSRRKLLQASAGLGAGAALGGLLPSLSARADAPTLNMWWWGEQELPGLQAFLDDSVKAYSAASVKTMLQDTAVVISQFQTAAAAGNAPDIQYLWNGIYHMESVWLGYLKPLNGLLKDDVLKASQPTLLSHFGNNIYRMGWYPQPMIWIYNKDLFDKAGLDADSPPKTWDEMLAACDKLKAKGIEPCGGGIQDGYWGEWFFGHALAQQIDSTGEAIDLFTGARDFRDPKYYDPWTRIEELRKHDFLNPDMSSLGLYPGIDLIVTGKLGMGVSVGARVPADSKTSKGRIGCMVMPVYGKGKMAGKPILDSQGLGISTNSKNPEAAAAFLEYLQSPERLKVFWDKTGWIPANSNFDTSVIEDEVVKSMWKSWGQSENIPYVSNVVPGQFYEQALLPAAQQVVQGQITGEQAGELAAKIAGEWRDFNPDMVENYKKWAKDLSA, encoded by the coding sequence ATGACAACAAAACAAAACGGCTCTGCTGGTTTCTCTCGCCGCAAGCTTCTCCAGGCGTCCGCCGGTCTCGGGGCCGGCGCTGCGCTTGGCGGCCTGCTGCCCTCGCTCTCCGCGCGCGCCGACGCACCGACCCTGAACATGTGGTGGTGGGGCGAGCAGGAACTGCCCGGTCTGCAGGCCTTCCTCGACGATTCGGTCAAGGCCTACAGCGCGGCGAGTGTGAAGACGATGCTGCAGGACACGGCGGTCGTGATCTCGCAGTTCCAGACCGCCGCGGCCGCGGGCAACGCGCCGGACATCCAGTATCTCTGGAACGGCATCTACCACATGGAAAGCGTGTGGCTGGGCTATCTCAAGCCGCTGAACGGCCTGCTCAAGGACGACGTGCTCAAGGCCTCGCAGCCGACGCTGCTCAGCCATTTCGGCAACAACATTTACCGCATGGGCTGGTATCCCCAGCCGATGATCTGGATCTATAACAAGGACCTGTTCGACAAGGCCGGCCTCGATGCCGACAGCCCGCCCAAGACCTGGGACGAGATGCTCGCGGCCTGCGACAAGCTCAAGGCCAAGGGCATCGAACCCTGCGGCGGCGGCATCCAGGACGGCTATTGGGGCGAATGGTTCTTCGGCCATGCACTGGCGCAGCAGATCGACAGCACCGGCGAGGCGATCGATCTCTTTACCGGCGCCCGCGATTTCCGCGACCCGAAATATTACGATCCCTGGACACGCATCGAGGAGCTGAGGAAGCACGATTTCCTCAATCCCGACATGTCCTCGCTCGGGCTCTATCCCGGCATCGACCTGATCGTGACCGGCAAGCTCGGCATGGGTGTCTCGGTCGGCGCGCGGGTGCCGGCCGACAGCAAGACCAGCAAGGGCCGGATCGGCTGCATGGTCATGCCGGTCTATGGCAAGGGCAAGATGGCGGGCAAGCCGATCCTCGATTCGCAAGGCCTCGGCATCTCCACCAACAGCAAGAATCCCGAGGCGGCCGCCGCCTTCCTCGAATATCTGCAGTCGCCCGAGCGGCTGAAGGTGTTCTGGGACAAGACCGGCTGGATCCCGGCCAACAGCAATTTCGACACCTCGGTCATCGAGGACGAGGTGGTGAAGTCGATGTGGAAGAGCTGGGGGCAGTCCGAGAACATCCCCTATGTCTCCAACGTCGTGCCGGGCCAGTTCTACGAGCAGGCGCTGCTGCCGGCCGCCCAGCAGGTGGTGCAGGGCCAGATCACGGGCGAGCAGGCGGGCGAGCTCGCCGCCAAGATCGCCGGCGAATGGCGCGACTTCAATCCGGACATGGTGGAGAATTACAAGAAGTGGGCGAAGGACCTCTCCGCCTGA